Proteins encoded by one window of Haematobia irritans isolate KBUSLIRL chromosome 2, ASM5000362v1, whole genome shotgun sequence:
- the Gart gene encoding trifunctional purine biosynthetic protein adenosine-3 Gart translates to MPAVGKQVLVIGSGGREHAICWKLSQSPLVSKIFALPGSFGIDSLDICQNLDGVDAKDFKAIAKWCKDNKIDLVIVGPEDPLALGLGDVLQSAGIPCFGPGKKGAQIEADKKWAKDFMLRHNIPTARYESFTDCVKAKEFIKKAPYKALVVKAAGLAAGKGVVVAANAQEACQAVDDILGDKKYGSAGETLVIEELLTGEEVSVLAFVDNNVVQPMLPAQDHKRLKEKDQGPNTGGMGAYCPCPLISEKDLEMVKRDVLQKAVDGLRAEGIDYKGVLYAGMMLTPDGPRVLEFNCRFGDPETQVILPMLDCDLYEVMAACCTNQLKNVTLKWKKGVSAVGVVMASAGYPETSTKGCVIEGIPPSTSDQIVFHSGVGVNAEGKFVTNGGRVLIAVTLRKDLKQAAQDSTKICQHIKFSGAGAQYRTDIAEKAFKYQRGGPQPSLSYKDSGVDIDAGDDFVQRIKPLSRGTQRPGVLGGLGGFGGLFRLNELNYQNPVICEATNGVGSKIQLALSLGTYENLGYDLFAMCANDILETGAEPIAFLDYIACGKLQVPLAAQIVKGISEGCRDAKCALVGGETAEMPSVYEVGKYDVAGYCVGVVEKGMELPRYEQYEEGDLLISLPSSGLHCGGFNAILSSLQNCGINLSQKCEFGDTSKSLGENLATASRVYAMDVLPLIRTKEVKAVAHITGGLIPGVSRILPSKYETALDFGDLKVPEVYAWLGSKLRLSPDTILQSLNCGIGLVMIVPKTSTSWKTIKGSKVLGVIKRRISNHPQRTQIEVKNFIEALEKHKSKYGSVGDGELSEPNHHELQDSLIVSAESREESFVTQNGRRVTEVPGTFKDPILIMGTDGVGTKIKIAQETGRNSTVGIDLVAMCVNDILCNGAEPFTFASYYACGQLDEEMAEEIVDGVIEGSRQAGASLVESHIAEVPILYKPKVYDLAGFSLGIAEHDRILPLTDQIQPGDVLIGLPSSGVHSNGFSLVHAVMKLAGVSFEDKTPFSNLTFGEELLRPTRIYVKALIPLIEQGLVKAMAHITGGGLTENIPRVLRKDLAVQLNADNFNIPPIFAWLAKEGNVKPEEMKRTYNCGLGMVLVVDPKNEKKVMELIQYTERASKVGVVKRRDSPKSPQVIVDNFEKCLDRTKKVIYEPRKRVAVLISGSGTNLQALIEATKDTSQGLHSDIVLVISNKPGVKGVDRAKDAGIPCIIVNHKDYQTREDFDAEMSKHLQEMKVDIICLAGFMRVLSDSFVKQWKGKLLNIHPSLLPKHPGLNVQRKAIEAGDQESGCTVHYVDEGVDTGAIVVQSAVPVLAGDTEETLTHRIHYAEYYSFPKALRMVATGLAYLNKDGKTVYV, encoded by the exons GCCATCGCCAAGTGGTGCAAAGATAATAAAATCGATTTGGTCATTGTAGGACCTGAAGATCCTTTGGCTTTGGGTTTGGGAGATGTCTTACAAAGTGCCGGTATCCCCTGTTTTGGCCCAGGAAAGAAAGGAGCTCAAATTGAGGCTGATAAGAAATGGGCCAAGGATTTTATGTTGCGGCATAATATACCCACAGCAAGATATGAATCTTTTACAGATTGTGTAAAAGCCAAGGAATTTATAAAGAA aGCTCCCTATAAGGCTTTGGTGGTGAAAGCTGCTGGTTTGGCCGCTGGAAAAGGTGTTGTAGTTGCTGCCAATGCTCAAGAAGCCTGTCAAGCTGTTGatgatattttaggagataagaAATATGGCTCAGCTGGAGAAACCTTAGTCATTGAAGAACTACTCACCGGTGAAGAAGTATCAGTATTGGCATTTGTTGACAATAATGTTGTACAGCCTATGTTGCCAGCCCAAGATCACAAGAGATTAAAGGAAAAAGATCAGGGACCCAATACTGGAGGTATGGGAGCTTACTGTCCTTGTCCTCTGATATCGGAAAAAGACCTTGAGATGGTTAAAAGGGATGTTCTCCAAAAAGCTGTTGATGGTCTCAGGGCTGAGGGTATTGATTACAAAGGTGTCCTTTATGCTGGCATGATGTTGACACCCGATGGACCTAGAGTTTTGGAATTCAATTGCCGATTTGGTGATCCCGAAACCCAAGTTATTCTGCCCATGTTAGATTGTGATTTATACGAAGTAATGGCAGCTTGTTGTACAAATCAATTGAAGAATGTTACATTGAAATGGAAGAAAGGAGTTAGTGCAGTTGGTGTAGTTATGGCGAGTGCTGGTTATCCAGAGACATCGACAAAAGGATGTGTTATTGAAG GTATTCCCCCCAGTACTAGTGATCAAATTGTATTTCACAGTGGTGTTGGTGTCAATGCTGAGGGTAAATTTGTAACCAATGGAGGACGTGTCTTAATTGCTGTCACCTTGCGCAAAGATTTAAAGCAAGCCGCCCAAGATTCTactaaaatttgccaacatattAAATTTTCGGGTGCTGGAGCCCAATATCGTACTGATATAGCAGAAAAGGCATTTAAATA TCAAAGAGGTGGTCCCCAACCGTCTCTTTCCTATAAGGATAGTGGTGTTGACATTGATGCTGGTGATGATTTTGTACAACGTATAAAACCTTTATCTCGTGGTACCCAGAGACCAGGTGTCTTAGGTGGCTTGGGTGGTTTTGGTGGTCTATTTCGTCTCAATGAG TTGAACTATCAAAATCCTGTCATATGTGAGGCTACCAATGGTGTGGGTTCTAAAATCCAGTTGGCCTTATCACTGGGTACTTATGAGAATTTGGGTTATGATTTATTTGCCATGTGTGCCAATGATATTTTGGAAACTGGTGCTGAACCAATTGCATTTTTGGATTATATAGCTTGTGGCAAATTGCAAGTGCCTTTAGCGGCTCAAATTGTGAAGGGTATATCAGAGGGATGTCGGGATGCCAAGTGTGCTTTGGTGG GTGGTGAAACGGCAGAAATGCCTTCGGTTTATGAAGTGGGCAAATATGATGTTGCCGGTTATTGTGTGGGCGTTGTGGAAAAGGGTATGGAATTGCCCCGATATGAGCAATATGAGGAAGGCGATCTTTTGATATCGCTGCCGTCATCTGGTTTACATTGTGGAGGCTTCAATGCCATACTAAGTAGCCTTCAAAACTGCGGTATTAATCTCTCACAAAAATGTGAATTTGGCGACACATCTAAAAGTTTGG GTGAAAATTTGGCTACGGCTTCTCGCGTCTATGCTATGGATGTTCTGCCATTAATTCGTACCAAAGAGGTAAAGGCTGTCGCACACATTACTGGAGGCCTCATACCTGGTgtttcaagaattctaccatctaAATATGAAACTGCTTTAGATTTTGGAGATCTTAAAGTTCCTGAGGTGTATGCCTGGTTAGGTAGTAAACTTAGACTTTCACCCGACACTATATTGCAGAGTTTGAACTGTGGCATTGGACTTGTTATGATTGTACCAAAAACCTCTACCAGCTGGAAGACTATCAAAGGTTCAAAAGTTCTAGGTGTTATAAAGCGTAGAATTTCAAATCATCCTCAGAGGACACAAATTGAAGTTAAAAACTTTATCGAGGCTTTGGAAAAACATAAATCGAAATATGGATCGGTGGGTGATGGAGAGCTTTCGGAACCCAATCACCACGAACTACAAGACTCTTTGATTGTTTCGGCTGAATCAAGAGAAGAGTCATTTGTAACGCAAAACGGACGTCGCGTTACTGAAGTACCTGGAACTTTCAAGGACCCCATTTTGATTATGGGTACAGATGGTGTGGGCACAAAAATCAAGATAGCTCAAGAAACTGGTCGTAACTCTACAGTGGGCATAGATTTGGTGGCTATGTGTGTCAACGATATTTTATGTAATGGTGCAGAGCCTTTTACATTTGCCAGTTATTATGCTTGTGGACAGCTGGATGAGGAAATGGCTGAAGAGATAGTGGATGGAGTTATTGAAGGATCTCGGCAAGCTGGAGCCAGTTTAGTTGAATCCCATATTGCCGAAGTGCCTATATTGTATAAACCAAAGGTATATGATTTGGCTGGCTTCTCTTTAGGCATAGCCGAACATGATCGTATTTTACCGCTCACCGATCAAATTCAACCCGGCGATGTCCTCATTGGCTTACCCTCATCAGGTGTTCATAGTAATGGTTTCAGTTTGGTTCATGCCGTTATGAAATTGGCTGGTGTCAGCTTTGAAGATAAAACACCCTTCAGTAATTTAACATTTGGTGAAGAGTTGCTTAGACCCACTAGAATTTATGTCAAAGCTTTGATACCTCTTATTGAACAAGGCTTGGTTAAGGCTATGGCTCACATCACCGGCGGAGGTTTGACAGAAAATATTCCACGTGTACTCCGTAAGGATTTGGCTGTTCAACTTAATGCAGACAACTTTAATATCCCTCCCATTTTCGCTTGGCTAGCAAAAGAGGGTAATGTGAAACCCGAAGAAATGAAGCGTACATACAATTGTGGTTTGGGTATGGTTCTTGTTGTTGAtcccaaaaatgaaaaaaaagttatGGAACTTATTCAATACACTGAAAGGGCTTCAAAGGTGGGAGTTGTCAAGAGAAGAGATTCTCCGAAATCTCCACAGGTTATAGTGGACAACTTTGAAAAATGTCTTGACAGAACTAAAAAAGTCATATATGAACCTAGAAAACGAGTTGCAGTTCTGATATCCGGATCAGGTACAAATTTACAAGCTTTAATAGAAGCCACAAAAGACACATCACAAGGCCTACATTCAGATATTGTCTTGGTGATATCGAACAAACCAGGTGTCAAGGGTGTGGATCGTGCAAAGGATGCCGGCATACCTTGTATCATTGTCAATCACAAGGACTATCAAACAAGGGAAGATTTTGATGCTGAAATGTCCAAGCATTTACAAGAAATGAAGGTGGATATCATTTGCTTGGCCGGTTTTATGCGAGTTCTAAGTGATTCATTTGTAAAACAATGGAAGGGCAAACTATTGAATATACATCCGTCATTATTGCCAAAACATCCGGGTCTCAATGTCCAAAGAAAAGCAATTGAAGCAGGAGATCAAGAATCAGGATGTACAGTTCATTACGTAGATGAG GGTGTCGATACTGGAGCTATTGTTGTACAGTCTGCCGTGCCCGTTTTGGCTGGTGATACCGAAGAGACCCTTACCCATCGTATACACTATGCAGAGTACTATTCTTTCCCGAAGGCTTTGCGAATGGTAGCCACAGGGCTAGCGTATCTAAATAAAGATGGGAAAACAGTTTATGTCTAA
- the LOC142223469 gene encoding dnaJ homolog subfamily C member 28 codes for MFAKLCLFRQFGPHVQLMRQMHIKRAELYKKCCRILGVEESADQNTIRRAYIELVKKVHPDSGLPEASDERFQEIDEAFKLLQEKFAKNRRGIYEDDEEDVPDIRHTAPQHRQYLSFDGLGVGNPFQRQKQYQQIKAMKAQERVLKHRIDKSQADEKTVMKKGTFFKKHAIKTKYGFDRLVEDYIQEAMSRGDFNNLSCAGKPLTQAQTQNPYLDFTTHKLNKILIDNGFTPEWIMLQRDIREALDQLKNHLKKERVFYGEYPLNEAEDRQWKDFLKNYAEDEKQINKNIDKYNLIVPIFDHQFFRVNLQRISEQILKDPSLERNRKRPQMIAKTNTSNNHGKSDIFSFIGSWF; via the exons ATGTTTGCGAAATTGTGCCTTTTCCGCCAATTTGGCCCTCATGTTCAACTAATGCGGCAAATGCATATTAAAAGGGCTGAGCTTTACAAG AAATGTTGCCGCATTTTGGGTGTAGAGGAATCTGCAGATCAAAACACTATACGCAGAGCTTATATTGAGTTGGTTAAGAAAGTTCATCCCGATTCAGGCCTTCCTGAAGCTTCAGACGAAAGATTTCAAGAAATCGATGAAGCCTTCAAGTTGTTACAAGAGAAATTCGCCAAAAACCGACGAGGCATCTATGAAGATGACGAGGAAGATGTTCCCGATATTCGCCATACAGCACCACAACATCGTCAGTATCTTAGCTTTGATGGTTTGGGTGTGGGAAATCCCTTCCAAAGACAAAAGCAATACCAGCAAATAAAAGCTATGAAGGCTCAAGAGCGAGTGCTCAAACATCGCATAGACAAATCTCAAGCTGATGAAAAGACCGTCATGAAGAAGGGTACATTTTTTAAGAAACATGCCATTAAGACCAAATACGGATTTGATCGCTTAGTTGAGGATTACATACAGGAAGCAATGTCTAGaggtgatttcaacaatttaagTTGTGCTGGCAAGCCCTTGACACAAGCCCAAACACAAAATCCATACTTGGATTTCACCACCCACAAGTTGAATAAAATTCTCATCGATAATGGTTTTACACCGGAGTGGATAATGTTGCAACGTGATATACGTGAAGCCTTAGACCAGTTAAAGAATCATCTTAAAAAGGAAAGAGTTTTCTATGGAGAATATCCCCTAAATGAGGCCGAAGATAGGCAATGGAAGGACTTCTTAAAAAACTATGCAGAagatgaaaaacaaataaacaaaaatattgataaatataATCTGATTGTGCCCATATTTGATCACCAATTCTTTCGTGTAAATTTACAAAGAATTTCTGAACAAATACTTAAGGATCCATCATTGGAACGCAATCGCAAGAGGCCACAAATGATAGCGAAAACCAACacctccaacaaccatggaaaatccgatattttttcatttattggtTCTTGGTTTTAA